A window of the Plasmodium vivax chromosome 12, whole genome shotgun sequence genome harbors these coding sequences:
- a CDS encoding hypothetical protein, conserved (encoded by transcript PVX_083390A; Apicoplast targeted protein. Curated by Stuart Ralph, Walter and Eliza Hall Institute of Medical Research, Australia.), translating to MTLKFLLLLFLHRFAVKCFSLKRPLLSSPRNSPVLLNGANSKALQNGSNYFFCAAKKKHPAGSNKFSLREKKEDDNTEPSKNNSPNSNIFRNKYNYIPSLQEVKADIENFKREKSFYFTEHSILEAISVENNIVVVNIEGMFFEDINVVFAEVTKYLLNKHLGILGVHPYNIKSLNIGNGET from the coding sequence ATGACTTTGAAATTTCtgcttttactttttcttcaccGTTTTGCGGTCAAATGCTTTTCCCTGAAGAGGCCACTCCTGAGTAGCCCCCGAAATTCACCTGTCCTACTCAACGGCGCAAATTCGAAGGCCCTCCAAAACGGCAGCAACTACTTCTTCTGCgctgccaaaaaaaaacaccccgCAGGTAGTAACAAATTCAGtttgcgcgaaaaaaaagaagacgaTAATACCGAACCGTCCAAAAATAATTCCCCCAATTCAAACATATTTCGAAACAAATACAACTACATTCCGTCACTACAAGAAGTCAAGGCGGACATAGAGAATTTCAAGAGAGAAAAATCTTTTTACTTCACGGAACACAGTATACTCGAAGCCATCAGCGTAGAAAATAACATCGTCGTGGTCAACATTGAGGGCATGTTTTTCGAAGACATTAACGTAGTATTCGCAGAAGTAACCAAGTATTTGCTCAACAAGCATTTGGGCATTTTGGGCGTACACCCGTACAACATCAAGTCGCTCAACATAGGAAACGGGGAAACTTAA
- a CDS encoding hypothetical protein, conserved (encoded by transcript PVX_083385A): MKYGQVVVGPAGSGKTNYCKLMKEFMKIKKRNCYVVNLDSASEEYYYERKKKAINTTSNIEKELKQYYDTIYDIDIRNYVDVNSLMEDQMLGPNCALLRSVELLYENSYLLEDELNNYDDDENYFIIDTPGQIELYTHTDYFKKILSIFTDQNIRLIVVFLVDISFISSNTKLLSAYLTSLSTMINFELPHINILTKCDLLASKNYYQELRKFKHNNNFFFQRKLYKKINKKIKGGRGSRFFLNDKAEQSDGEGKRPSDDLGDTFLKEMECINGDKSFKDEYILCSDYDKRSVSSFSSASMSEGRSEKFGKNSSDEHSSSSVRSEEIEEKIYQKNYEKLNDILSLDPHDIVMTANKCMSRKYYKLNNAFAHIIEDFNLVSFIPLNIYDDDNVDFIINSIDMIIQYGEDKDVNDNYDM, translated from the coding sequence ATGAAGTACGGGCAAGTCGTGGTGGGGCCCGCCGGGAGCGGGAAAACCAATTATTGCAAGCTGATGAAAGAATttatgaagataaaaaagcGAAATTGCTATGTAGTCAATTTGGACAGCGCGAGTGAAGAGTACTACTACGAGCGAAAGAAGAAAGCGATCAACACCACGTCCAACATCGAAAAGGAATTGAAGCAATATTATGATACCATTTACGACATCGACATAAGGAACTACGTGGATGTAAACAGCCTAATGGAAGATCAGATGCTTGGCCCCAATTGTGCTTTACTAAGGAGTGTAGAGTTGTTGTACGAAAATTCATATTTGCTGGAAGACGAATTAAATAACTACGACGATGATGAGAATTATTTCATCATTGATACTCCGGGACAGATAGAGCTGTATACACACACGgattattttaagaaaatcTTAAGCATATTTACAGATCAAAATATAAGATTGATAGTTGTCTTCTTAGTagatatttcttttattagcTCCAATACGAAGCTGCTGTCAGCGTACTTGACCAGCTTATCCACCATGATCAACTTTGAATTAcctcatattaatatattaaccAAATGTGACCTTTTGGCTAGTAAAAACTACTATCAAGAATTGAGAAAATTTAAGCATAACAATAACTTCTTTTTCCAGAGGaagttatataaaaagattaACAAAAAGATTAAAGGTGGACGAGGTAGCCGCTTTTTTCTCAACGACAAAGCGGAACAGAGTGACGGTGAAGGAAAACGTCCAAGTGACGATTTGGGTGACACCTTCCTCAAAGAAATGGAATGCATAAACGGTGATAAATCTTTTAAAGacgaatatattttgtgtTCCGATTATGACAAGAGAAGCGTTTCAAGTTTCTCTTCTGCGAGCATGTCCGAGGGAAGGAGCGAAAAATTcggaaaaaattcatcagACGAGCACAGCAGTAGCAGCGTGAGATCAgaagaaattgaagaaaaaatttaccaaaaaaattatgaaaaattaaatgatattCTTTCTTTGGACCCCCATGATATTGTCATGACGGCTAACAAATGCATGTCCAGGAAGTACTACAAACTGAACAATGCCTTTGCGCATATTATTGAGGATTTCAATTTGGTTTCCTTCATCCCGTTAAACATTTACGACGATGATAACGTGGATTTTATTATCAACTCGATAGACATGATCATACAGTACGGGGAGGATAAGGACGTGAACGACAATTACGACATGTGA
- a CDS encoding hypothetical protein, conserved (encoded by transcript PVX_083380A) — MHFDFTLQTCCERNQNITLVSISACVLINAMFWKCKILEPFKLLTVFLHEFSHASACWLTGGRVKSIEVNRNHGGCTNTIGGNKFLILPAGYIGSCFYGMFFILMAYINKWTLITSAAFLCFLLLIVLIFYANNFFLRLLCVLFLTLTISVWVLCVHFKEDVQYWPLKIIMTFIGVLNEIYSMVDIIEDLITRSVPESDAYKYAELTKCNSKFCGALWFVVNLTFICLTVYLIGAIHVKSFDD; from the exons ATGCATTTCGACTTCACCCTGCAGACCTGCTGCGAGCGAAACCAAAACATCACCCTCGTGAGCATCTCCGCGTGCGTGCTGATAAACGCCATGTTTTGGAAGTGCAAAATTTTGGAGCCCTTCAAACTGCTGACCGTTTTTTTGCACGAGTTTTCGCATGCGTCGGCCTGTTGGTTGACGGGGGGCCGGGTGAAGAGCATAG AGGTGAACAGAAATCATGGAGGATGCACAAACACAATTGGAGGAAACAAATTCCTAATTCTGCCCGCTGGCTACATTGGCTCCTGTTTCTACGggatgttttttattttgatggCATACATAAACAAATGGACGCTGATCACATCCGCCGCCTTCTTATGCTTCTTACTCTTAAtagtgttaattttttatgcgaataattttttcctaagGCTTCTCTGCGTCCTCTTCTTAACGCTTACCATTTCTGTTTGGGttttgtgtgtgcattttaaGGAAGACGTGCAGTACTGGCCCCTAAAAATAATCATGACGTTTATAGGCGTCCTGAACGAAATTTACAGCATGGTAGACATAATTGAAGACTTAATTACGAGATCTGTACCTGAGTCCGATGCGTATAAATATGCAGAGCTGACCAAATGTAACTCCAAGTTTTGTGGGGCCCTATGGTTTGTGGTCAATTTGACTTTTATATGTTTGACCGTTTATTTGATCGGCGCAATTCATGTGAAGAGCTTTGACGATTGA
- a CDS encoding hypothetical protein, conserved (encoded by transcript PVX_083375A), which yields MNSSLKGIENESNFFIKSFFESLSNFIKNVKIEIKDVFELLNYPCVYQNCKKKFSISENEDYKNTLETNVISKIDKKNIENFQQYQKELQNMLENIKVFNEKYKMDVPLLFIIENLITLHLINEYKINNIVKKIQDHNIAMPELKSDLPSYFVQTLEVEESENDGELGRKLSETSNLSINNSVVKDLLETSQVRINLSKLREHNEENYFHAGRPVYTSSYNSKSNDLLAFKKEEEEEGGGGGDGDGDGEEDAPGGGGAHTVGEENSLAQHREEEDLSNMSVRKKEEEEKKSIIENIGLSEETLKLLNLLPQKRKAE from the coding sequence atgaattcctCCTTAAAGGGCATCGAAAACGAAAGCAACTTTTTCATCAAATCATTCTTCGAGTCGCTgtcaaattttattaaaaatgtgaagatcGAAATAAAGGACGTGTTCGAATTGCTTAACTACCCCTGTGTGTATcaaaactgcaaaaaaaaattcagcatCAGCGAAAATGAGGATTACAAAAACACGCTGGAAACAAATGTCATAAGCAAAATAGATAAAAAGAACATAGAAAATTTCCAGCAGTACCAAAAAGAGTTACAAAACATGCTGGAGAATATTAAGGTATTCAATGAGAAGTACAAAATGGACGTTCCTTTGCTTTTTATCATCGAGAATTTAATAACCCTACACTTGATTAatgaatacaaaataaataacattgTGAAGAAGATTCAGGACCACAACATTGCTATGCCTGAGCTGAAGAGCGACTTGCCAAGTTACTTCGTTCAAACGTTGGAAGTGGAGGAAAGCGAAAATGATGGGGAACTTGGACGGAAGCTAAGCGAAACGAGTAACCTATCAATTAATAACAGTGTCGTTAAGGACCTGCTGGAAACCTCACAGGTCAGAATTAATTTGTCCAAATTGAGGGAACATAATGAAGAGAATTATTTCCACGCGGGGAGGCCAGTGTACACCTCCAGCTACAATTCCAAGTCAAATGACCTTTTGGCattcaaaaaggaggaggaggaggaaggaggaggaggaggagatgGAGATGGAGACGGAGAAGAAGAtgcccctggggggggaggtgcacACACTGTTGGGGAAGAAAACAGCCTCGCGCAACACAGGGAGGAAGAGGATCTCAGCAATATGTCTGTgcggaaaaaggaagaggaggaaaagaaaagcatcATCGAAAATATCGGGTTGTCCGAGGAAACGCTCAAGCTGCTTAATTTGCTGCCCCAAAAGAGGAAGGCGGAGTGA